The Candidozyma auris chromosome 1, complete sequence genome includes a region encoding these proteins:
- the UBC4 gene encoding E2 ubiquitin-conjugating protein has protein sequence MSLKRINKELLDLGRDPPSSCSAGPVGDDLYHWQASIMGPPDSPYAGGVFFLSIHFPTDYPFKPPKINFTTKIYHPNINGTGSICLDILKDQWSPALTISKVLLSICSLLTDANPDDPLVPEIAHVYKSDRPKYEATAREWTKKYAV, from the exons ATGTCCTTGAAACGTATCAACAAAGAGTTGCTTGACTTGGGAAG AGACCCACCATCATCCTGTTCTGCTGGTCCAGTTGGTGATGACTTGTACCACTGGCAAGCGTCGATCATGGGTCCTCCAGACTCGCCATACGCTGGAGGGGTGTTTTTCCTCTCGATCCACTTCCCAACCGACTACCCATTCAAGCCACCAAAAATCAACTTCACCACGAAGATTTACCACCCCAACATTAACGGTACGGGTTCCATTTGTCTAGATATCTTGAAGGACCAGTGGTCTCCTGCTCTCACCATCTCTAAGGTGCTCTTGTCCATCTGCTCCTTGTTGACCGATGCCAACCCAGACGATCCTTTGGTTCCTGAAATTGCTCACGTTTACAAGTCAGACAGACCTAAGTATGAGGCCACTGCTAGAGAGTGGACTAAAAAGTACGCTGTTTAG
- the SPT7 gene encoding SAGA histone acetyltransferase complex subunit SPT7, with protein sequence MMGSLDCFSQSSSHGIFLLSKKLFERGFFEKHLSNYQYVIVSHILQQDSYELWKEFLEGRCSLSISYPESSSQESDEAIEDGVRPMVNLAFHLRYILWEKAIDYYYESDLEGTDHSLKSEKDESGTTFDLIQGLEVDGQPSSKEKVDDNPSVPREPVREEDDDYDDDEDDNSADRKMSSNDNDNQSNAREVPDLVEGYVKVEIPASAFHTKMASQNATEANELEESSAENAEFTANTMSASLEDQEALFKEFNKVYHNFEYDKETLIKRRKLERSDLQIESQKPNGEESTSQIPINLGAASHSLQHLLNVIQDRRDDVELTDQDLKKLFMDVRKNRGKWANDERIGQEELYEACEKVLQDLRGYTEHSTPFLNKVSKREAPNYGLIIKKPMDLNTVMKKLKSLSYNSKQEFVDDLMLIWNNCLTYNADPKHYLRAHAIAMQKRTQKLVPSIPDITIRNRSEVEKEEDLDSEAKASTPALKGGKKASKKGRKRKREEIIKSEEVEGVSDVQSSEAPSKSETPAPQPQPTPVVENGSAIVEENPAEEEEEEAAEEADTDIRENENEDEQDPELQAWRTLTAKSRAHYCASRAALFDGDSKLKSDAEAILRDPGKMKNFFQFLNYKEVVSRSNQLLDNDEPYLLEYDVAGGIPGIKNAGIDDIEQEKTENVMVEELLKAGEADKLKSGLVLPTDSGLNALYRKNITEIQEIRKICFKISLIRQMQTQQYMHRTQMRQPEIEYLKEVDVDPVSKLPNHDLFNHEVQYAAFRKSIAKIAMHTGFESTEPLAINTLAQIGERYMSNLAKSMKLHCESSSRKQLSNSTIILLSLLENGVEKPDDLYTFVVEKAKKQEAKLKDLRQKLSNFVKELLRPSLQGLNENNFENNSEQFMTGDFANEIGDDFLGLKELGLDKEFNLMSSSVPLYLLHSRLQSSLASTDPVNKTSKYEDLKEWVQPKLTQDDVPKQIGILQTFYTQLLQKSEQFIIKQQKRKGESIELPPPTKLYLIEDEELPQKQRNIRPRLPPTGKISSVKKKLLSQAFLLSDKSSEEGDKDANGENGASVGVEGPNMENENSFALDIKGEN encoded by the coding sequence ATGATGGGGCTGCTAGACTGCTTCCTGCAAAGCAGTTCACATGGAATATTTCTTCTATCTAAGAAGCTTTTCGAAAGGggcttctttgagaaacaTCTCAGTAACTACCAATACGTTATCGTCTCGCATATACTACAACAAGATAGCTACGAGCTATGGAAAGAGTTTCTAGAAGGACGTTGCTCCTTGAGCATATCATATCCGGAGTCTTCGAGCCAGGAGAGTGACGAGGCAATAGAAGATGGAGTGAGACCTATGGTTAATCTCGCCTTTCATTTGCGATACATACTTTGGGAGAAGGCCATAGACTACTATTATGAGTCTGATCTCGAGGGTACAGACCACTCGTTGAAGAgtgaaaaagatgaaagTGGTACGACGTTTGATCTCATTCAGGGCCTTGAAGTGGACGGccagccttcttcaaaagaaaaggtaGATGACAATCCCTCTGTACCACGAGAGCCAGTCAGagaagaggatgatgactatgatgatgacgaggatgatAACAGCGCTGACCGAAAGATGCTGAGCAATGATAACGACAATCAGAGTAATGCTCGTGAAGTGCCCGATTTGGTTGAGGGCTATGTCAAGGTAGAGATCCCCGCGTCCGCCTTCCACACCAAGATGGCTTCACAGAATGCAACGGAGGCAAATGAGTTAGAAGAATCTTCGGCTGAAAATGCGGAATTTACAGCTAATACGATGAGTGCTAGCTTAGAAGaccaagaagctcttttcaAGGAGTTTAACAAGGTATATCACAATTTCGAGTATGACAAGGAGACACTCATCAAGCGCAGGAAGCTTGAGAGATCTGATTTGCAAATTGAATCGCAGAAGCCAAATGGAGAGGAGTCAACTTCCCAAATTCCAATAAATCTTGGTGCTGCTTCACATTCTCTACAACACCTTTTAAATGTTATTCAAGATCGCAGAGATGATGTCGAGCTCACGGATCAAGacctcaaaaagctcttcatGGACGTGCGAAAGAACAGGGGAAAATGGGCGAATGATGAGCgcattggccaagaagagcttTATGAAGCTTGCGAGAAAGtccttcaagatcttcgCGGGTACACGGAACATTCGACGCCATTTTTAAACAAGGTCTCGAAGAGGGAGGCTCCAAACTATGGATTGATAATCAAAAAACCAATGGATCTCAACACTGTcatgaagaaactcaaaagTTTATCCTACAACTCTAAACAAGAATTTGTTGATGACTTGATGCTCATATGGAACAATTGTTTGACATACAACGCCGACCCTAAACATTATCTACGTGCTCATGCAATAGCCATGCAAAAACGCACGCAAAAACTTGTGCCTTCGATTCCCGATATCACAATTAGAAACAGGTCTgaggttgaaaaagaggaagatcTTGACTCTGAGGCAAAGGCTTCTACACCTGCCCTTAAAGGCGGCAAGAAAGCATCCAAGAAAGGGCgcaagagaaagagagaagagataATAAAATCGGAAGAAGTCGAGGGAGTCAGTGATGTGCAACTGTCCGAAGCACCATCAAAACTGGAAACTCCAGCTCCGCAACCACAACCTACGCCTGTCGTAGAGAACGGAAGTGCCATCGTTGAGGAAAATCCAgcagaagaggaagaggaagaagcagcagaagaggCTGATACGGATATACGAGAGAACGAGAACGAGGACGAGCAAGATCCAGAGCTACAAGCTTGGAGAACTCTCACTGCAAAGTCTCGTGCCCACTACTGTGCTTCTCGTGCAGCACTTTTCGATGGCGACAGCAAACTAAAACTGGATGCGGAAGCCATTTTACGAGACCCTGGCAAGATGAAAAACTtctttcaattcttgaACTATAAGGAAGTCGTCTCAAGATCTAatcagcttcttgataaCGATGAACCGTATCTCCTTGAATATGATGTCGCTGGCGGAATACCAGGTATAAAAAATGCTGGTATTGATGACATCGAGCAGGAAAAAACAGAGAACGTAATGGTTGAGGAGTTACTCAAGGCAGGCGAAGCTGATAAGCTTAAATCAGGTCTCGTGCTTCCTACGGATTCGGGTCTCAATGCCCTCTACAGAAAGAATATCACAGAGATCCAAGAGATTCGAAAAATTTGCTTCAAGATATCTTTGATCCGTCAAATGCAGACGCAACAGTACATGCATCGTACTCAAATGCGCCAACCTGAAATTGAGTatctcaaagaagttgatgtgGACCCCGTCTCAAAACTACCGAATCACGACCTCTTCAATCATGAAGTACAATACGCTGCTTTTCGTAAAAGCATTGCTAAAATTGCCATGCACACCGGGTTTGAAAGTACCGAACCGCTTGCAATCAACACACTTGCCCAGATTGGCGAGCGTTACATGCTGAATTTGGCGAAATCGATGAAATTGCATTGCGAGTCATCATCTCGGAAGCAACTCAGCAATAGCACCATCATACTCCTTAGCTTGTTGGAGAACGGTGTTGAGAAACCTGACGATCTTTATACGTTTGTTGTCGAGAAGGcgaagaagcaggaggCAAAACTCAAGGATTTGAGACAGAAATTGTCTAATTTCGTAAAGGAATTGCTTCGGCCTAGTTTGCAAGGTCTCAATGAAAATAATTTCGAGAACAACAGCGAGCAGTTCATGACAGGAGATTTTGCTAACGAGATAGGTGATGATTTCCTTGGTCTCAAAGAGTTGGGTCTTGATAAAGaattcaacttgatgagCTCGTCCGTTCCACTTTACTTGCTACACTCACGTCTACAAAGCTCGTTGGCAAGTACGGATCCAGTGAACAAGACCTCCAAATACgaagacttgaaggaaTGGGTTCAACCGAAATTGACGCAGGACGATGTTCCCAAGCAAATTGGGATATTACAGACATTTTACACTCAgttgttgcaaaaatcaGAACAGTTTATCATCAAGCAGCAAAAGCGTAAGGGAGAAAGTATAGAACTTCCTCCTCCCACAAAGTTGTATCTTATCGAGGATGAGGAATTGCCtcaaaagcaaagaaatATTCGTCCACGTCTTCCTCCAACAGGAAAGATCTCGTCTGTTAAAAAGAAGCTACTTTCACAggcttttcttttatcTGATAAGAGCTCAGAGGAAGGTGATAAGGATGCTAACGGGGAAAACGGGGCAAGTGTTGGTGTCGAAGGACCCAACATGGAAAATGAGAATTCGTTCGCTTTGGATATCAAGGGAGAAAATTAA